A region of Parus major isolate Abel unplaced genomic scaffold, Parus_major1.1 Scaffold1132, whole genome shotgun sequence DNA encodes the following proteins:
- the LOC107199574 gene encoding peroxisomal coenzyme A diphosphatase NUDT7-like has translation MNNLVTPVVGFIEDTFQVTPNPDEVSEVFLMPLEYFIKPLNYKTFPYRTSSGYSTQVHCFTYDDQEHKRSFKIWGLTAHFAVFLALVIFGERPTFEVDYDLDNLISSSENNFINLYASIHEKKKSKL, from the coding sequence atGAATAACTTGGTGACACCAGTTGTAGGATTTATAGAGGATACATTCCAGGTCACTCCTAATCCAGATGAAGTGAGTGAGGTTTTTCTTATGCCTTTGGAGTACTTTATCAAGCCCTTGAATTACAAGACCTTCCCTTATAGAACCTCCTCAGGCTACTCAACTCAGGTACACTGCTTTACATACGATGACCAGGAACATAAAAGGTCGTTCAAGATATGGGGACTGACTGCACACTTTGCTGTATTTCTTGCTCTTGTAATTTTTGGAGAGAGACCTACCTTTGAAGTGGATTATGATCTTGACAACTTAATCTCATCCTCTgagaataatttcattaatttgtaTGCATCtatacatgaaaaaaagaaaagtaagcTGTGA